The genomic segment taacaaattgcatcctacAGCTCTAGCAAACCGTATAACCAAACTACATAGGATGCATCAACTGAGAAGTGAAAAGTCTTCAAAAATCAACGCACTAATCAAAACagtgattaggtgttgtcttcAGATGTTATCAGCACTTCACAGCAACACTTTATCAATGATGCGAGATTGCTTCAAGCAAACAACCTCTCTTCGTATGAGTTGGTCTCTGCCGAAAGTGTCGTCCTAGCTCTGTATCTTCTTCTCCTATTTATACTAACTTCTCTTCTTAGTCCTGTTATACATGGAAAGCAATTTCATTAGGaaacaaactcttttaaaacTAGGATATCATATCTTAAAGATTATATCATATCTTAAAGTTATAATTGGTCATATCAAATATAGTCTTATATCACATATTGAATTTATACGAGATCCATCATTAATTTCAAGATTATTCTCATGTCTAGAAAGATAAAATATTAAAGATTCAAAAGCAAAATATAtcaaagaataaaattcttttCACTTTATATTCAACTGTTCCATTCTGGTTCCACCTCTTTGCGTACTCTTAAATCTTGAAGAAACAAATGGAGTTTATGATGGAAACATTGAAATCATTAAAGCGGCTGAATCTATGTCACACTTCGAGTAACACTCTACATATGTTCTAATGCATCATGTTAAATTGATAATCTAATGGATTCAACATATATTTAAATGTGTCCTCATACACCCTACTACGCAACTGCCGATCTCTCGTTAAAACCTTTTTGCGCTGTAGTTTATATGTTGCAGGGGGATCAAAAGTCACTCACTACATGTGAATCAGAATTCGAAAAACTTGTTTCAAGTAAATTGATGTACCTATGAAAACCTTGCCTGCATCATGATCCATGCTGTTTTTTTATGCATTTCTCTGTATACCTGTCCTCCTATCAGTACACTTTCCGAAAGGGGTTGGCTGGTTTGCTTGGCTAGAAAGGAAATCTGGGATACTCATACAAGATTAAATTGCTGAGAATGATTCACGTAACAAATAGCTTACTGGATTAGTTACCTTGTCAATGTTATGTACTTAACTAAGTTTCATAATCCATACGCAGGAACAACAGATTATAAGGAACATTTCCATGGCATTAGAAAATGCAGGGATTAGTGTGTTTCGCTTTGATTTCTCTGGCAACGGGTAAGCTTTTACGAGTTCTGGCTATCAAACTAGAGCCTAAAAAAATCAGAAGAACGTAGATTTTTTCAAGATTATAGTTTTGAGGTTTTTTTTTGGCTCTCCGTTTCCTGTCATTCCGTCATAGCATATTATATGTTCTTCAACGATTTACCCTTTTTCGGTttatatttatgatttcatCTCCAGAGAAAGCCAAGGTTTGTTTCAGTTCGGTTACCATAGAGAGGTTGAAGATATACGAACAGTGACCGAGTACTTTGGTGCTGAAAAACGCGCTATACTTGCGATTCTTGGACATAGCAAAGGTGCCCCAACATCTTTATTGATCAGAGTTTTCATTTTGCACCATTATTCCTTCGGCTTGCAAAAGAACATCATGCCACTTAGTTTTCTAAAATAAATGTCTTGAATCTTTATTTATTTCTTCAACAATATTGTTGCAGGTGGTGGTGATGTACTCATTTATGCATCTAAATATCACGATATTGAAGCAGTGGTAAATGTTTCCGGCCGCTACCACCTTGACAGAGGCCTTAAAGAGATTCTGGGTGCTGATTTTGAGGAGCGAATCAAGAAACACGGGTATATTGATCTTGAAAAAGGAGAAACGGTGGGAGTTAAACGAGTCACCAGGGAAAGTTTGATGGAGCGACTTAATACAAATATGCACGATGTTTGCCTCTCAATAGATAAAAGTTGCAGGTTTTGATTGATGCTCAGTTAACTGCATTAATTTGCCTATGCGACTTCATTTCGTGTTCTGGAACTGGGTATTTTTTCTGTTTTAACGTGAACTAAGTTTGGCACAAATTATTCAGGGTGTTCACGATCCACGGGTCTCGTGATACAGTTGTCAAGCGAGATGATGCAGAGGAGTTCAACAAGATTATACCAAACCACAGACTACACATTATAAAAGGAGCTAATCATGGCTACACTAAACATCAAGATGAATTAGCTTCAACCATTGTACATTATATGCAAGAATATCTGCAGCTACGCAAAGATAAATGAGGTTTAGTCTTATGCTGACAGGATGAACCTTACATGCATGTAATGGTATAAATTCTGCATCATTTGTGTAAATAACATCCTTCAGATAATCAATTTAGTTTTATGTGGAATCGGAGAGAAAGTACATATCTGAATTTCAACCGAGGAAAATGGCTGAGGCCTTGATATCTTGAAAAAATTGTACTGCTCAGATAAGGTTTTAAACAAATGGTTTAGACCATCTACGAAAGTCCAGGCATTACACAGAAAGTAAACAACAGACTCCACGGTTTATTTAGTCTAAAAACGTAGTCCCTAGGAACGACCTCCCGCATTTTGACTTCCCGCAAAATTTTATTCGCAAGGGAATAAAGAAATTTTGACTTCAATGGAGAAAGCAAAGAGAGTTTCTGGCTTCCTATACAACGCCACGTGATTGCTTTTCAGAATCTGCGCCTGTAAAATAATATAGAACACGTGTTCTTCCACATTTTGTGTTCGTTTTTCCTCTTCCAAAAGTCCTCATTCAACTATTCTTGCTCTATAAAAGTATCAACCTTATTGGTGGAGACCTGCAGATTACGCACCGATCCTCTTCAGTATTTCTGTACTCCTTGCTCTCATGCTTGTGACAATGGCCTCGTTGGTCTCGTGAAATAAAAACAGAATCTTCAATAGGCAATGATAGGATAGAACAAGGTAAGAAACCATGTTttaaactctgaaacatgattTCTTACTGTGATTGCTTTAATGCACTTGGGAAGAAAGAAAATCCAAGCTTAAATCGAAGTTCTCTGAATCGTTTTCATTTGCAGTTTTCGTATCTTCCTCTgagttcagttttcattcagtaTTTGATCAAATATCATCGTGTTTTAGTTTTGTTATGATTGGATAATTATACACAAATCTTACTAGTTCCTCCTTCAGCTTTTCGATGTTTTCCTCCAGTTCCAAAATGTGGTGTTTAAGAGCCTGCTGAAGGAAAGGTATGTAAccaataaaaacacacaatttGTTCTTCATCTTGTAGTTGATGTTCAACAAGGCATTACCTCACGTCTCTGAAGTTCAATAGCACGAGCTAATGCTTGCCTTTTGTTAAAAGAATTTTCAGCCTAAATGCAGAAGGCTGCTGATAATTCTTTCCACGATAGCTATTATAGCATAGCCTTTGGTAAGTTTTTCTACAGATACCAACACCCAACCACTTTCGGCTTCAAGAGAAACTGTAATATGCTTGACAAGTGGAATTTTTTTTCTACAAATACCAACGCCCAACCACTTTCGGCTTCAAGAGAAACTGCAATATGCTTGACCAGTGGAAATTTTTTCCCATCTACAATAATCTTCGCCAGCTCCCTATACTTCCAGTGTAAGTGCATATTTTCAACAGTGCCGTCAAAAATTTCCCACTTCCCCAAaaggaaaacaaaaaaataaggtCCCGATTTAAACAATGAGCCAGCAACACGGTATGATGCACCTGTTACCCAGAAGCAGGTAAGGTTTCATGCTCAAACCAATCTTACTAAACAAAAAACTTTCCTCATCAGTTAATGTTTCCAGAGCAGTTGGCAGGTTTACCGGTGCTTGATTTTCTAGAGCCTTTTGCAAGGATTTCTCAGCCTTCTTGATCTTATGCTTTGCCTGCACCAGATATGGTAATGGTAACTTGTGATCAAAATTGAATGTGCTCAAACTTGGTACGTTTATCATTTGTTTTTAATATCAAAACATTAGAACGCTAGCTTCCTCTGAAGAGTGTTGACTAAAGAGACATGTCTCGAAACAGCTGtgtctctcatcatcttctctaTTTCTTCATTGTTTGGCTGGTTTCCCCAGCGTGAGGTTGCTGCAACTGTCTCTGCAAGGGTACCTGCAACTAATGGCTGCTCG from the Primulina eburnea isolate SZY01 chromosome 3, ASM2296580v1, whole genome shotgun sequence genome contains:
- the LOC140825870 gene encoding uncharacterized protein, which translates into the protein MQYKIEIKNKNGEKLVGVLHETGSNEIVVVCHGLRCTKEQQIIRNISMALENAGISVFRFDFSGNGESQGLFQFGYHREVEDIRTVTEYFGAEKRAILAILGHSKGGGDVLIYASKYHDIEAVVNVSGRYHLDRGLKEILGADFEERIKKHGYIDLEKGETVGVKRVTRESLMERLNTNMHDVCLSIDKSCRVFTIHGSRDTVVKRDDAEEFNKIIPNHRLHIIKGANHGYTKHQDELASTIVHYMQEYLQLRKDK